One Electrophorus electricus isolate fEleEle1 chromosome 10, fEleEle1.pri, whole genome shotgun sequence genomic region harbors:
- the pigv gene encoding GPI mannosyltransferase 2 isoform X2, whose product MLSLRSHTRVDIRIVVQFAIFTRALSLVLQAALNAIIPDHEADAFSPPRTVKPRLLDYTTDVLLGGLGRWDAEHFLFIAEHGYVYEHNFAFFPLFPLVLYSVASTLLWPLSPFLTLHGRLLLAVAIANTTLFVLSAVALFGLSCAVLQDRSLALLSSLIYCLTPANVFMLSGYSETLFAALTFGGLWFLEKGFTLRACLFLCLATGARANGLVNAGFLLYLPLQRSLAQACVLSKGSVWHSRCHYYIVAALRYSLTSALCITVVVLPFGLFQLYGYYTFCRPTVTQEQVPDVLLNLADKKGYRVPDEAAPTPSWCLMRIPILYSYIQDVYWDVGFLRYFKLKQIPNFLLALPIATLSVMALYMYIKANPLFCLHLGLGKSAKKGKEGKPPANFYSSKVLTRFLASSSPVVYWISGHVLLCNEPSLLEEKHFAYGKPQDNLKQCCIHSYLVSINNPITQLLMHWNTCSFRTRCILGYFVSYWLLGLVLHCNFLPWT is encoded by the exons ATGCTGTCTTTAAGAAGTCATACAAGGGTGGACATACGGATAGTTGTACAATTTGCTATTTTTACACGAGCGTTATCACTTGTTTTACAG GCAGCGCTAAATGCAATTATTCCTGACCATGAAGCAGATGCCTTCAGTCCTCCCCGCACAGTGAAGCCACGCCTCTTGGACTATACAACAGATGTGCTACTTGGTGGCTTAGGACGCTGGGATGCAGAACATTTTCTCTTCATTGCAGAGCATGGTTATGTGTATGAGCACAATTTTGCTTTTTTCCCACTGTTTCCTCTGGTCCTGTATTCTGTAGCATCTACCTTGTTGTGGCCTCTGAGTCCCTTTCTCACACTTCATGGACGTTTACTTCTTGCAGTGGCCATAGCTAATACCACGTTATTTGTGCTAAGTGCAGTGGCACTGTTTGGACTGAGTTGTGCAGTTCTACAGGACCGAAGTCTTGCCCTTCTCTCAAGCCTTATCTACTGCCTTACACCAGCCAATGTTTTTATGTTATCAGGCTATTCAGAAACCCTCTTTGCAGCTCTCACTTTTGGGGGTTTGTGGTTTTTGGAGAAGGGCTTCACACTTAGAGCATGTCTTTTTCTATGTTTAGCTACTGGTGCACGTGCTAATGGACTTGTGAATGCCGGTTTCCTGCTGTACCTTCCCCTGCAGAGGAGTCTTGCCCAGGCCTGTGTCCTCAGCAAAGGGTCTGTTTGGCACAGTAGATGCCATTACTACATTGTGGCAGCTCTTAGATATTCCCTCACATCAGCCCTTTGCATCACAGTTGTTGTGCTGCCATTTGGACTCTTCCAGCTCTATGGGTACTACACATTCTGCAGACCAACTGTGACTCAGGAGCAGGTTCCTGATGTGCTGCTTAACCTTGCTGACAAGAAAGGATACCGAGTCCCAGACGAAGCTGCACCCACACCAAGCTGGTGCCTGATGCGCATCCCAATTCTGTACTCTTACATCCAAGACGTTTACTGGGATGTGGGATTTCTCCGGTATTTCAAATTAAAGCAGATACCCAACTTTCTTTTGGCACTACCTATCGCTACACTGAGTGTCATGGcattatacatgtatataaaggCTAATCCGCTATTTTGTTTGCATCTTGGTTTGGGGAAGAGTgcaaagaaagggaaagaaggAAAACCACCAGCAAACTTCTACAGCTCAAAG GTCCTTACCCGTTTTCTAGCCTCCTCTTCACCTGTGGTCTACTGGATCAGTGGCCACGTTCTTCTATGCAATGAACCCTCATTACTAGAAGAAAAACACTTTGCTTATGGCAAGCCACAGGACAACCTCAAACAATGCTGTATTCATTCTTACTTGGTATCCATTAACAATCCTATCACTCAACTACTTATGCACTGGAACACATGCTCCTTTCGCACACGTTGCATACTCGGATATTTTGTTTCATATTGGCTGCTGGGCCTGGTTCTTCATTGCAACTTCTTGCCTTGGACTTAA
- the pigv gene encoding GPI mannosyltransferase 2 isoform X1, whose amino-acid sequence MLSLRSHTRVDIRIVVQFAIFTRALSLVLQAALNAIIPDHEADAFSPPRTVKPRLLDYTTDVLLGGLGRWDAEHFLFIAEHGYVYEHNFAFFPLFPLVLYSVASTLLWPLSPFLTLHGRLLLAVAIANTTLFVLSAVALFGLSCAVLQDRSLALLSSLIYCLTPANVFMLSGYSETLFAALTFGGLWFLEKGFTLRACLFLCLATGARANGLVNAGFLLYLPLQRSLAQACVLSKGSVWHSRCHYYIVAALRYSLTSALCITVVVLPFGLFQLYGYYTFCRPTVTQEQVPDVLLNLADKKGYRVPDEAAPTPSWCLMRIPILYSYIQDVYWDVGFLRYFKLKQIPNFLLALPIATLSVMALYMYIKANPLFCLHLGLGKSAKKGKEGKPPANFYSSKVFVYIVHCFSLLIFGIFCMHVQVLTRFLASSSPVVYWISGHVLLCNEPSLLEEKHFAYGKPQDNLKQCCIHSYLVSINNPITQLLMHWNTCSFRTRCILGYFVSYWLLGLVLHCNFLPWT is encoded by the exons ATGCTGTCTTTAAGAAGTCATACAAGGGTGGACATACGGATAGTTGTACAATTTGCTATTTTTACACGAGCGTTATCACTTGTTTTACAG GCAGCGCTAAATGCAATTATTCCTGACCATGAAGCAGATGCCTTCAGTCCTCCCCGCACAGTGAAGCCACGCCTCTTGGACTATACAACAGATGTGCTACTTGGTGGCTTAGGACGCTGGGATGCAGAACATTTTCTCTTCATTGCAGAGCATGGTTATGTGTATGAGCACAATTTTGCTTTTTTCCCACTGTTTCCTCTGGTCCTGTATTCTGTAGCATCTACCTTGTTGTGGCCTCTGAGTCCCTTTCTCACACTTCATGGACGTTTACTTCTTGCAGTGGCCATAGCTAATACCACGTTATTTGTGCTAAGTGCAGTGGCACTGTTTGGACTGAGTTGTGCAGTTCTACAGGACCGAAGTCTTGCCCTTCTCTCAAGCCTTATCTACTGCCTTACACCAGCCAATGTTTTTATGTTATCAGGCTATTCAGAAACCCTCTTTGCAGCTCTCACTTTTGGGGGTTTGTGGTTTTTGGAGAAGGGCTTCACACTTAGAGCATGTCTTTTTCTATGTTTAGCTACTGGTGCACGTGCTAATGGACTTGTGAATGCCGGTTTCCTGCTGTACCTTCCCCTGCAGAGGAGTCTTGCCCAGGCCTGTGTCCTCAGCAAAGGGTCTGTTTGGCACAGTAGATGCCATTACTACATTGTGGCAGCTCTTAGATATTCCCTCACATCAGCCCTTTGCATCACAGTTGTTGTGCTGCCATTTGGACTCTTCCAGCTCTATGGGTACTACACATTCTGCAGACCAACTGTGACTCAGGAGCAGGTTCCTGATGTGCTGCTTAACCTTGCTGACAAGAAAGGATACCGAGTCCCAGACGAAGCTGCACCCACACCAAGCTGGTGCCTGATGCGCATCCCAATTCTGTACTCTTACATCCAAGACGTTTACTGGGATGTGGGATTTCTCCGGTATTTCAAATTAAAGCAGATACCCAACTTTCTTTTGGCACTACCTATCGCTACACTGAGTGTCATGGcattatacatgtatataaaggCTAATCCGCTATTTTGTTTGCATCTTGGTTTGGGGAAGAGTgcaaagaaagggaaagaaggAAAACCACCAGCAAACTTCTACAGCTCAAAGGTGTTCgtgtacattgtacattgctTTTCCTTGCTTATATTTGGCatattttgtatgcatgtacag GTCCTTACCCGTTTTCTAGCCTCCTCTTCACCTGTGGTCTACTGGATCAGTGGCCACGTTCTTCTATGCAATGAACCCTCATTACTAGAAGAAAAACACTTTGCTTATGGCAAGCCACAGGACAACCTCAAACAATGCTGTATTCATTCTTACTTGGTATCCATTAACAATCCTATCACTCAACTACTTATGCACTGGAACACATGCTCCTTTCGCACACGTTGCATACTCGGATATTTTGTTTCATATTGGCTGCTGGGCCTGGTTCTTCATTGCAACTTCTTGCCTTGGACTTAA
- the pigv gene encoding GPI mannosyltransferase 2 isoform X4 produces MLSLRSHTRVDIRIVVQFAIFTRALSLVLQAALNAIIPDHEADAFSPPRTVKPRLLDYTTDVLLGGLGRWDAEHFLFIAEHGYVYEHNFAFFPLFPLVLYSVASTLLWPLSPFLTLHGRLLLAVAIANTTLFVLSAVALFGLSCAVLQDRSLALLSSLIYCLTPANVFMLSGYSETLFAALTFGGLWFLEKGFTLRACLFLCLATGARANGLVNAGFLLYLPLQRSLAQACVLSKGSVWHSRCHYYIVAALRYSLTSALCITVVVLPFGLFQLYGYYTFCRPTVTQEQVPDVLLNLADKKGYRVPDEAAPTPSWCLMRIPILYSYIQDVYWDVGFLRVQRKGKKENHQQTSTAQRSLPVF; encoded by the exons ATGCTGTCTTTAAGAAGTCATACAAGGGTGGACATACGGATAGTTGTACAATTTGCTATTTTTACACGAGCGTTATCACTTGTTTTACAG GCAGCGCTAAATGCAATTATTCCTGACCATGAAGCAGATGCCTTCAGTCCTCCCCGCACAGTGAAGCCACGCCTCTTGGACTATACAACAGATGTGCTACTTGGTGGCTTAGGACGCTGGGATGCAGAACATTTTCTCTTCATTGCAGAGCATGGTTATGTGTATGAGCACAATTTTGCTTTTTTCCCACTGTTTCCTCTGGTCCTGTATTCTGTAGCATCTACCTTGTTGTGGCCTCTGAGTCCCTTTCTCACACTTCATGGACGTTTACTTCTTGCAGTGGCCATAGCTAATACCACGTTATTTGTGCTAAGTGCAGTGGCACTGTTTGGACTGAGTTGTGCAGTTCTACAGGACCGAAGTCTTGCCCTTCTCTCAAGCCTTATCTACTGCCTTACACCAGCCAATGTTTTTATGTTATCAGGCTATTCAGAAACCCTCTTTGCAGCTCTCACTTTTGGGGGTTTGTGGTTTTTGGAGAAGGGCTTCACACTTAGAGCATGTCTTTTTCTATGTTTAGCTACTGGTGCACGTGCTAATGGACTTGTGAATGCCGGTTTCCTGCTGTACCTTCCCCTGCAGAGGAGTCTTGCCCAGGCCTGTGTCCTCAGCAAAGGGTCTGTTTGGCACAGTAGATGCCATTACTACATTGTGGCAGCTCTTAGATATTCCCTCACATCAGCCCTTTGCATCACAGTTGTTGTGCTGCCATTTGGACTCTTCCAGCTCTATGGGTACTACACATTCTGCAGACCAACTGTGACTCAGGAGCAGGTTCCTGATGTGCTGCTTAACCTTGCTGACAAGAAAGGATACCGAGTCCCAGACGAAGCTGCACCCACACCAAGCTGGTGCCTGATGCGCATCCCAATTCTGTACTCTTACATCCAAGACGTTTACTGGGATGTGGGATTTCTCCG AGTgcaaagaaagggaaagaaggAAAACCACCAGCAAACTTCTACAGCTCAAAG GTCCTTACCCGTTTTCTAG
- the pigv gene encoding GPI mannosyltransferase 2 isoform X3: protein MLSLRSHTRVDIRIVVQFAIFTRALSLVLQAALNAIIPDHEADAFSPPRTVKPRLLDYTTDVLLGGLGRWDAEHFLFIAEHGYVYEHNFAFFPLFPLVLYSVASTLLWPLSPFLTLHGRLLLAVAIANTTLFVLSAVALFGLSCAVLQDRSLALLSSLIYCLTPANVFMLSGYSETLFAALTFGGLWFLEKGFTLRACLFLCLATGARANGLVNAGFLLYLPLQRSLAQACVLSKGSVWHSRCHYYIVAALRYSLTSALCITVVVLPFGLFQLYGYYTFCRPTVTQEQVPDVLLNLADKKGYRVPDEAAPTPSWCLMRIPILYSYIQDVYWDVGFLRVQRKGKKENHQQTSTAQRCSCTLYIAFPCLYLAYFVCMYRSLPVF from the exons ATGCTGTCTTTAAGAAGTCATACAAGGGTGGACATACGGATAGTTGTACAATTTGCTATTTTTACACGAGCGTTATCACTTGTTTTACAG GCAGCGCTAAATGCAATTATTCCTGACCATGAAGCAGATGCCTTCAGTCCTCCCCGCACAGTGAAGCCACGCCTCTTGGACTATACAACAGATGTGCTACTTGGTGGCTTAGGACGCTGGGATGCAGAACATTTTCTCTTCATTGCAGAGCATGGTTATGTGTATGAGCACAATTTTGCTTTTTTCCCACTGTTTCCTCTGGTCCTGTATTCTGTAGCATCTACCTTGTTGTGGCCTCTGAGTCCCTTTCTCACACTTCATGGACGTTTACTTCTTGCAGTGGCCATAGCTAATACCACGTTATTTGTGCTAAGTGCAGTGGCACTGTTTGGACTGAGTTGTGCAGTTCTACAGGACCGAAGTCTTGCCCTTCTCTCAAGCCTTATCTACTGCCTTACACCAGCCAATGTTTTTATGTTATCAGGCTATTCAGAAACCCTCTTTGCAGCTCTCACTTTTGGGGGTTTGTGGTTTTTGGAGAAGGGCTTCACACTTAGAGCATGTCTTTTTCTATGTTTAGCTACTGGTGCACGTGCTAATGGACTTGTGAATGCCGGTTTCCTGCTGTACCTTCCCCTGCAGAGGAGTCTTGCCCAGGCCTGTGTCCTCAGCAAAGGGTCTGTTTGGCACAGTAGATGCCATTACTACATTGTGGCAGCTCTTAGATATTCCCTCACATCAGCCCTTTGCATCACAGTTGTTGTGCTGCCATTTGGACTCTTCCAGCTCTATGGGTACTACACATTCTGCAGACCAACTGTGACTCAGGAGCAGGTTCCTGATGTGCTGCTTAACCTTGCTGACAAGAAAGGATACCGAGTCCCAGACGAAGCTGCACCCACACCAAGCTGGTGCCTGATGCGCATCCCAATTCTGTACTCTTACATCCAAGACGTTTACTGGGATGTGGGATTTCTCCG AGTgcaaagaaagggaaagaaggAAAACCACCAGCAAACTTCTACAGCTCAAAGGTGTTCgtgtacattgtacattgctTTTCCTTGCTTATATTTGGCatattttgtatgcatgtacag GTCCTTACCCGTTTTCTAG